A stretch of DNA from Sphingomonas sp. SORGH_AS_0879:
GGCCTTGTTCGCGCCCGCCGCGATCCTGCGCTACGTGACCATCGGCGCGAGCCCCAGCCGCTCCTCGCTCAGGACGCTGTTGTTGGCCGGTCTGTTCTGGGCGGCCACGGTCGGGCTGTTATGCGGCGAGGGGGCCCGAACCGATAACGTCCTGTTGACGGCGCTCAGCGGCATTATCGGCGTCGCTGTCGCCTTTGGCGGCGCCTATAACAACGCTGGCGCGCCGCGCTTCGCGTTTATCCAGACCATTCTCTTTCTTGCGCCCTATTCGATCTTCGCCGCCTCGTCCGGCGTGCCGGGAATGCAACTCTTCCCGATCCAACTGCCGTTCTGGATCGTCGGGATATTCACCCTGATCCGCCAGATCCATGCCACCCATGTAAAGCTCATCCAAGCCCGGCATCTCGCCAGCCATCTGGCGTTGCACGACAGTCTCACCGGCCTGCCCAATCGGGCGCATTTCATGGAAGCATTGGCCGCCGAATGCCAGCGCGCGTCGCGCGACAGTACGAATCGCAGCTATATCCTCTATCTCGACCTGGACGGGTTCAAGCCGGTCAACGACACATACGGGCATCTGACCGGCGACGACCTACTGCGCGCCGTGGCCGATCGATTCCGCAAGGTCGTCCGGGGGCAGGACGTGATCGGTCGGCTGGGCGGCGACGAGTTCGCGGCGATATTGCGCGGCGTCAGCCAGAAGGAGGCCGAGCAGATCGGCGAGAAACTGATCGCGGCGGCACGCGACCCCTTTCATCTCGATGGCCATCCCCCGATCAGCATCGGGGTCAGCATCGGCGGTGTCGCACTGGGC
This window harbors:
- a CDS encoding diguanylate cyclase, producing the protein MTYRAPLAAVAARHSARYRSTEAGWVAWLTAPLDPAAETLRPELTDLLFGNRVSILFAAFCLSALLLCYAVFLDVELAVLLLALFAPAAILRYVTIGASPSRSSLRTLLLAGLFWAATVGLLCGEGARTDNVLLTALSGIIGVAVAFGGAYNNAGAPRFAFIQTILFLAPYSIFAASSGVPGMQLFPIQLPFWIVGIFTLIRQIHATHVKLIQARHLASHLALHDSLTGLPNRAHFMEALAAECQRASRDSTNRSYILYLDLDGFKPVNDTYGHLTGDDLLRAVADRFRKVVRGQDVIGRLGGDEFAAILRGVSQKEAEQIGEKLIAAARDPFHLDGHPPISIGVSIGGVALGLPPDVRRTLHAADTMLYAAKRGGKGLLRIAEAA